Proteins encoded together in one Oceanobacillus iheyensis HTE831 window:
- a CDS encoding BrxA/BrxB family bacilliredoxin, with product MDFNLFMQDVVDAARKDITEAGYQELKTEEDVDQALNREGTTLVMVNSTCGCAGGVARPAATNSIHFDKRPDHLVTVFAGQDREATDKARTYFEGFPPSSPSFALLKDGKILTMIERHDIEGFSAMEVTEKLQTLFDQHCEEI from the coding sequence ATGGATTTCAACTTATTTATGCAGGATGTTGTAGATGCTGCACGTAAAGATATAACAGAAGCAGGGTATCAAGAATTAAAAACCGAGGAAGATGTTGACCAAGCGTTAAATCGTGAAGGTACTACTTTAGTGATGGTAAATTCTACTTGTGGCTGTGCAGGCGGTGTTGCTCGTCCAGCAGCAACTAACTCTATTCATTTTGATAAACGACCAGATCATTTAGTTACCGTTTTTGCTGGTCAAGACCGCGAAGCAACAGACAAAGCTCGAACTTATTTTGAAGGATTTCCACCTTCATCACCTTCATTTGCATTACTAAAAGATGGGAAAATCTTAACAATGATTGAAAGACATGATATTGAAGGATTTAGCGCTATGGAAGTTACTGAAAAACTTCAAACATTATTTGACCAACATTGTGAAGAAATATAA
- the prli42 gene encoding stressosome-associated protein Prli42, translating into MTSNGNQSLKKKRSKRERRTKFIIYIMIFLMLISSITAGLAFII; encoded by the coding sequence GTGACTTCTAATGGGAATCAATCATTGAAGAAAAAACGTTCAAAGCGTGAGCGCAGAACTAAATTTATTATTTATATTATGATTTTTCTTATGTTAATCTCATCAATAACAGCTGGATTAGCATTTATTATTTAA
- a CDS encoding aromatic acid exporter family protein, translating into MKIGYRTIKTAIGTPVSITLAQFFGLTNFVSAGILTILCIQPSRKRSLMSAWQRFLACVLAMIFSFVFFEVIGYTPFSIFIMILLFIPVTVFFKVTPGVASSSVVTLNLYSSSSITGPLLADQLLLITIGIGTGLLLNLYMPSLDKMLKSNQEKLEENFSRILYEYSLYIRDKDSSWKGEEITNTEDILAKANTLVQRDRENHLLRSDHTYYDYFQMRKRQFELLKKMLPLVTHLPNTDYISNRIADFFEKLSTSVHPGNTAILFLEELRQLRRDFHEEDLPTNREEFETRSNLFQLLHEIEEYLIIKNKFKKTDIPPRKLRKEKNRENSWS; encoded by the coding sequence TTGAAAATTGGTTACCGTACGATAAAAACTGCAATAGGGACACCAGTTTCCATAACACTTGCACAATTTTTTGGTTTAACCAACTTTGTGTCAGCTGGAATATTAACCATTTTATGCATACAGCCATCTAGGAAAAGATCATTGATGAGCGCATGGCAACGCTTTCTTGCATGTGTACTAGCGATGATCTTTTCTTTTGTTTTTTTTGAGGTGATTGGGTATACACCGTTTTCCATTTTTATTATGATATTACTATTTATTCCAGTAACCGTATTTTTTAAAGTTACCCCGGGAGTAGCTTCCAGCTCTGTTGTTACTCTAAATTTGTATAGCTCATCATCAATTACTGGGCCATTGTTAGCTGATCAGTTACTGTTAATTACGATTGGAATAGGAACAGGTCTTTTATTAAACTTGTATATGCCGAGTCTTGATAAGATGTTGAAATCCAATCAAGAAAAATTGGAAGAAAATTTTAGCCGGATACTTTATGAGTATTCTTTATATATTCGGGATAAGGATTCTAGTTGGAAAGGTGAGGAAATCACCAATACGGAAGATATACTAGCAAAGGCGAATACCTTAGTTCAACGAGATAGAGAAAACCATTTATTACGAAGTGATCATACCTATTATGATTATTTTCAAATGAGGAAAAGACAGTTTGAATTATTAAAGAAGATGTTACCATTAGTTACACATCTCCCGAACACCGATTATATATCCAATCGTATTGCAGACTTCTTTGAAAAATTATCTACATCTGTACACCCAGGTAATACTGCCATACTGTTTTTAGAGGAATTAAGACAACTTAGAAGAGATTTTCATGAAGAGGACCTACCGACGAATCGAGAGGAATTTGAAACCAGATCAAACTTATTTCAATTACTTCATGAAATAGAAGAGTACCTCATAATCAAAAATAAATTTAAGAAAACGGATATTCCTCCGCGAAAATTACGTAAAGAAAAAAATCGAGAAAATAGCTGGTCATAA